A region from the Lolium perenne isolate Kyuss_39 chromosome 4, Kyuss_2.0, whole genome shotgun sequence genome encodes:
- the LOC127296545 gene encoding ABC transporter G family member 3 → MEAPSSSDQYRSSSSSAGSPSAAAAAGRRYYFPRPGRPISFEDSPDWGDDITAAGPHTLTSASLASSSYPSPSPSLPEPPAPAFRERKVAGAALVWKELTVSVRDGGRRYCSGRAVKGSSGYALPGTLTVVMGPARSGKSTLLRAIAGRLRGAERMYGEVFINGVKSPLPYGSYGYVDRDDVLIESLTVREMLYYSALLQLPDVFSSKKAAVDDAIAAMSLGDYADKLIGGHCFAKRLPTGERRRVSIARELVMRPHVLFIDEPLYHLDSVSALLLMVTLKKLASTGCTVIFTMYQSSTEVFGLFDRICLLSNGNTLFFGETLACLQHFSNAGFPCPIMQSPTDHFLRAINTDFDRIIAMCKNLQDDQGDFSSVSMDTAVAIRTLEATYKSSAESASVESMIAKLTEKEGPYLKAKGRASDAARVGILTWRSLIIMSRDWKYFWSRLVLYMLLALSIGTMFINIGHSLSSVVVRVSSIFVFVSFVILLSVCGVPAHIDEVKIYSHEDANQHSGTSVFLLGHFLSSIPFLFLLSISSSLVFYFLIGLRNEFNFLMYFIITIFMCLLANEALMMIVAYIWLETYKCTLTLICLYVIMMLVAGYFRIREAIPSPVWNYPLSYMSLHTYAVQGLVENEYVGTSFAVGATRTIPGVQAVRGSYDISSSTGAKWVNLLVLLLMAVGYRVVLYVLLRLDVRRHVRLGRVSWPTIHTGAAPK, encoded by the exons ATGGaggcgccgtcgtcgtcggaccagtACCGCAGCTCCTCGTCCTCCGCGGGCAGCCCCTCCGCCGCCGCGGCTGCCGGGCGCAGGTACTACTTCCCCAGGCCTGGCCGGCCAATCTCCTTCGAGGACTCCCCGGACTGGGGGGACGACATCACCGCCGCCGGTCCCCACACCCTCACCTCCGCCTCCCTCGCCAGCAGCTCCTACCCGTCACCATCCCCCTCCCTCCCCGAGCCTCCCGCCCCCGCCTTCAGGGAGAGGAAGGTGGCCGGCGCCGCCCTCGTCTGGAAGGAGCTTACCGTCTCCGTCCGGGATGGCGGGCGCCGCTACTGCTCCGGCCGCGCCGTGAAGGGCTCCAGCGGCTACGCGCTGCCCGGCACGCTCACCGTCGTCATGGGCCCCGCCCGCTCCGGCAAATCTACCCTCCTCAGAGCCATCGCAG GGAGGCTACGCGGCGCCGAGCGGATGTATGGTGAGGTTTTCATCAATGGCGTCAAGTCACCCTTACCATATGGATCATAC GGGTATGTCGATCGGGATGATGTGCTAATTGAGTCTCTCACAGTACGGGAGATGTTGTACTACTCGGCGCTCTTGCAGCTTCCTGACGTCTTCTCTTCGAAGAAGGCCGCCGTGGACGACGCAATTGCGGCGATGTCACTGGGTGACTATGCTGACAAACTCATTGGTGGGCATTGTTTTGCGAAGAGGCTTCCGACTGGTGAGAGGCGGCGGGTCAGCATTGCGAGAGAGCTTGTGATGAGGCCACATGTTTTGTTTATCGATGAGCCTCTGTATCACCTTGACAG TGTTTCTGCACTCCTCTTGATGGTAACACTGAAGAAACTTGCAAGCACGGGGTGCACTGTCATCTTCACAATGTATCAAAGCAGCACTGAAGTTTTTGGACTTTTCGATCGGATTTGCTTGCTTTCAAATGGGAATACCCTCTTTTTTGGCGAAACACTGGCTTGCCTGCAG CACTTCTCAAACGCTGGGTTTCCATGTCCAATCATGCAAAGTCCAACTGACCACTTCTTGCGGGCAATCAATACCGACTTCGACAGAATCATAGCCATGTGCAAAAATCTGCAG GATGATCAAGGGGATTTCTCATCAGTGAGCATGGATACTGCTGTGGCAATCCGGACACTAGAAGCAACTTACAAATCATCGGCTGAATCTGCGTCTGTTGAATCAATGATTGCGAAATTGACTGAGAAG GAAGGTCCTTACTTGAAAGCTAAAGGCAGAGCTAGTGATGCAGCAAGAGTTGGGATTCTCACTTGGAGATCATTGATAATCATGTCAAGAGACTGGAAGTACTTCTGGAGCAGACTTGTCTTGTATATGCTTCTTGCCCTGTCAATCGGCACAATGTTTATCAACATTGGCCATTCATTGTCATCTGTAGTG GTTCGGGTTTCTTCAATTTTTGTGTTTGTTTCATTTGTCATCCTTCTAAGTGTTTGTGGAGTACCTGCTCATATCGATGAAGTCAAG ATATATTCCCATGAGGATGCAAATCAGCATTCTGGGACATCGGTTTTCCTACTAGGCCACTTCCTATCGAGCATCCCTTTCCTATTTCTGCTGTCCATCTCGTCCTCGTTGGTTTTCTACTTTCTGATAGGCCTCAGGAATGAGTTCAACTTCCTAATGTACTTCATAATCACCATCTTCATGTGCCTGCTGGCGAATGAAGCGCTTATGATGATTGTCGCGTACATCTGGCTTGAAACTTATAAGTGCACCTTAACCCTCATTTGCTTATAT GTTATCATGATGCTGGTGGCTGGATATTTCCGGATCCGAGAAGCAATACCTTCTCCCGTGTGGAACTACCCGCTGTCCTACATGTCGCTCCACACGTATGCTGTCCAG GGCTTGGTCGAGAACGAGTATGTCGGTACGTCGTTCGCGGTCGGCGCAACAAGGACGATCCCTGGAGTGCAGGCCGTCCGAGGCTCGTATGACATCTCGTCGTCGACAGGCGCCAAGTGGGTGAACCTCCTCGTTCTGCTCCTGATGGCGGTCGGGTACCGCGTCGTCCTGTACGTCTTGCTCCGTCTAGATGTAAGGAGACATGTGAGGCTTGGCAGAGTGAGTTGGCCTACCATCCATACTGGTGCAGCTCCAAAATGA